One genomic region from Halococcus qingdaonensis encodes:
- a CDS encoding phytoene desaturase family protein, which yields MDALAAGSDAASLSGRTVAVVGGGFGGLSAACYLAAAGADVTVLEKNGQVGGRASQFEQDGFRFDMGPSWYLMPDVFERFFDHFDADREDYYELERLDPHYRVFFKDGDRVDLTPDRDQVRAVFESYEEGAAAAFDDYLVQSESTYEAAMERFVYTDRPRFRDWVDTDVFRSAPVGLNLLRSMESHVSNYFEHPKLQQIMQYTLVFLGGSPKNTPALYTMMSHVDFNLGVYYPEGGFGGVVAGIAELAHERGVTIETDAEVGEITRRRGGFSLDTAAGEHTPDIVVSDADYAHTEQELLPEHERQYTEEYWDERTLAPSAFLLYLGVEGDVDPLAHHTLVLPTDWDGHFEQIFDEPAWPDDPAYYLCVPSQTDGTVAPEGHSNLFALVPIAPGLDDTPEIRERYRDSILDDIATNTGVELADRIVLERTFSIDDFAERYNSLQGTALGLAHTLRQTALFRPPHRSDAVPDLYFTGSYTTPGIGVPMCLISGEHAASAVVEDHG from the coding sequence ATGGATGCGCTCGCGGCAGGGTCGGACGCGGCATCGCTGTCCGGTCGGACGGTCGCCGTCGTCGGCGGAGGGTTCGGCGGGCTCTCGGCGGCGTGCTACCTCGCGGCTGCGGGGGCCGACGTCACGGTGCTCGAAAAGAACGGCCAGGTCGGCGGCCGTGCCTCGCAGTTCGAACAGGACGGCTTTCGCTTCGACATGGGGCCGTCTTGGTATCTGATGCCCGATGTCTTCGAGCGCTTTTTCGACCACTTCGACGCCGATCGCGAGGATTATTATGAACTCGAACGGCTCGATCCCCACTACCGTGTGTTCTTCAAGGACGGCGATCGCGTCGATCTGACCCCCGACCGCGACCAGGTGCGTGCCGTCTTCGAATCCTACGAGGAGGGTGCGGCCGCGGCGTTCGACGACTATCTCGTACAGAGCGAGTCGACCTACGAGGCGGCGATGGAGCGGTTCGTCTACACCGATCGTCCACGATTCCGGGACTGGGTCGACACCGACGTGTTCCGGTCCGCGCCGGTCGGGCTGAACCTGCTGCGCTCGATGGAGAGCCACGTCTCGAACTACTTCGAGCACCCGAAGCTCCAGCAGATCATGCAGTACACGCTCGTCTTTTTGGGTGGCTCGCCGAAGAACACGCCCGCGCTCTACACGATGATGAGCCACGTCGATTTCAACCTCGGCGTCTACTACCCGGAGGGTGGTTTCGGCGGCGTCGTTGCCGGCATCGCCGAGCTCGCGCACGAACGCGGCGTCACGATCGAGACCGATGCGGAAGTCGGCGAGATCACGCGTCGGCGCGGCGGCTTCTCGCTCGACACCGCTGCGGGCGAGCACACGCCCGACATCGTCGTGTCGGACGCCGATTACGCCCACACTGAGCAGGAACTCCTCCCCGAACACGAGCGCCAGTACACGGAAGAGTACTGGGACGAGCGCACGCTCGCGCCCTCCGCCTTCCTGCTCTACCTCGGCGTCGAGGGTGACGTCGATCCGCTCGCCCACCACACGCTCGTCCTACCGACCGACTGGGACGGCCACTTCGAACAGATCTTCGACGAGCCGGCGTGGCCCGACGACCCGGCCTACTACCTCTGTGTGCCCTCGCAGACCGACGGCACCGTCGCGCCGGAGGGCCACTCGAACCTCTTCGCGCTCGTGCCGATCGCGCCGGGGCTCGACGACACGCCCGAGATCCGCGAGCGCTACCGCGACTCGATCCTCGACGATATCGCCACGAACACCGGCGTCGAACTCGCCGACCGGATCGTTCTGGAGAGGACGTTCTCGATCGACGACTTCGCCGAGCGCTACAACAGTCTGCAGGGGACGGCGCTCGGACTCGCCCACACGCTCCGCCAGACCGCCCTCTTCCGGCCGCCCCACCGCTCCGACGCCGTTCCCGACCTCTACTTCACGGGCTCGTACACCACACCGGGCATCGGCGTACCGATGTGTCTCATCAGCGGCGAACACGCCGCGAGCGCCGTCGTCGAAGACCACGGATGA
- a CDS encoding dihydrolipoyl dehydrogenase family protein — MTDHIVIIGAYGSAGIAAAERLVDEPDVELTLVDDGQPGGGLCLLRGCMPSKELLSAGAHRFQARHDDRLSGAPTVDLDDVVAMKDRHVQGFAEHRRESLHELTERENVEFVHRTATFVDDHTIAVGERTLDADYVVVATGSTQNVPPIDGIEDVDYLTSDDVLDAAEFPESGIVLGFGYIGMELVPYLTEVGGMELTVLERSERVLDEGDPALDDALTELYRDEFPIDLRTETQATSIEKTEGGVRLHTERDGEGDVVEADQLFLFTGRRPALDGLELDRSALDPDPDSEWVEATMQARDDERVFVVGDANGREPILHIAKEQGITAAENVLAHRDSEELSVYDPIHHHVIFAALGVYPFVRVGHSEASVQETDHEYVTVTREARDDGVFKTKAVPEGLATLVVDADDGTVLGYQGFHHDADVMAKTMQVVVETGMDVRDVPDRAYHPTTPELIDGLVREARSTIEE, encoded by the coding sequence ATGACAGACCACATCGTCATCATCGGTGCGTACGGGAGCGCGGGCATCGCCGCCGCCGAGCGCCTCGTCGACGAACCGGACGTCGAACTGACGCTCGTCGACGACGGCCAGCCTGGCGGCGGGCTCTGCCTCCTCCGCGGCTGTATGCCCTCGAAAGAACTGCTCTCGGCCGGCGCACACCGCTTCCAGGCGCGCCACGACGACCGCCTCTCGGGCGCACCGACCGTCGATCTCGACGACGTCGTCGCGATGAAGGACCGCCACGTCCAGGGGTTCGCCGAACACCGGCGCGAGTCGCTCCACGAGCTGACCGAGCGCGAGAACGTCGAGTTCGTCCACCGAACGGCGACGTTCGTCGACGACCACACGATCGCCGTCGGCGAGCGGACGCTCGACGCGGACTACGTCGTCGTCGCCACCGGCTCGACGCAGAACGTCCCGCCGATCGACGGCATCGAGGACGTTGATTATCTCACCAGCGACGACGTGCTCGACGCGGCCGAGTTCCCCGAATCCGGGATCGTCCTCGGATTCGGCTACATCGGGATGGAGCTGGTCCCGTATCTCACCGAGGTCGGCGGGATGGAGCTCACCGTGCTCGAACGCAGCGAGCGGGTGCTCGACGAGGGCGATCCCGCGCTCGACGACGCGCTGACCGAGCTCTATCGCGACGAGTTCCCCATCGACCTCCGCACCGAGACACAGGCCACGAGCATCGAGAAGACCGAGGGCGGCGTCCGTCTCCACACCGAACGCGACGGCGAGGGGGATGTCGTCGAGGCCGACCAGCTGTTTCTCTTCACCGGTCGCCGGCCCGCTCTCGATGGGTTGGAGCTCGATCGATCGGCGCTCGATCCCGACCCCGATTCCGAGTGGGTCGAGGCGACGATGCAGGCCCGCGACGACGAGCGCGTGTTCGTCGTCGGCGACGCGAACGGCCGCGAGCCGATCCTCCACATCGCCAAGGAACAGGGGATCACGGCCGCCGAGAACGTCCTCGCACACCGGGACAGCGAGGAGCTCTCGGTCTACGACCCGATCCATCACCACGTTATCTTCGCGGCCCTCGGCGTCTACCCGTTCGTCCGGGTCGGCCACTCGGAGGCCTCGGTTCAGGAGACCGATCACGAGTACGTCACGGTCACACGGGAAGCACGCGACGACGGCGTGTTCAAGACGAAGGCCGTCCCCGAGGGGCTCGCGACGCTCGTCGTCGACGCCGACGACGGCACCGTGCTCGGCTACCAGGGGTTCCACCACGACGCGGACGTGATGGCGAAGACGATGCAGGTCGTCGTCGAGACCGGGATGGACGTCCGGGACGTGCCCGATCGTGCCTACCATCCGACGACGCCCGAACTGATCGACGGACTCGTCCGGGAGGCGCGCTCGACGATCGAGGAGTGA
- the cruF gene encoding bisanhydrobacterioruberin hydratase — MAAERATRQRIEARLDELVAENRFTIAVVFPLVGAALLLASAAGLVGPPLRYNPYLILFGTAVMRLPLVAGIAPLFDRRAAIATGLLVAYSFGIELIGVLTGWPYGDFSYTIELGPMLFGAVPLGLPVFFLPLVFNSYLLCQLVLGDLARRRAVRLVAVICTVLLVDVVLDPGAVAIGFWSYSGGVFYGVPVSNYVGWVLSATVTVFLLDYGFDRARLLDRLENCDFMLDDLVSFVVLWGSINAVFGNWVPVGVALVLAGGLVKIDRFDVAGLGSGEPGSTEG, encoded by the coding sequence ATGGCGGCTGAGCGCGCGACCCGCCAGCGCATCGAGGCGCGCCTCGACGAGCTCGTCGCCGAGAACCGCTTCACGATCGCCGTGGTCTTCCCGCTTGTCGGCGCAGCCTTGCTGCTCGCGAGCGCTGCCGGCCTCGTCGGCCCGCCGCTCAGATACAACCCGTATCTCATCCTCTTCGGGACGGCGGTGATGCGCCTCCCGCTCGTGGCGGGGATCGCGCCGCTGTTCGACCGCCGGGCGGCGATCGCGACCGGCCTGCTCGTCGCCTACTCGTTCGGGATCGAGCTCATTGGCGTGCTGACCGGATGGCCCTACGGCGATTTCTCCTACACGATCGAACTCGGCCCGATGCTGTTCGGGGCCGTCCCGCTCGGCCTGCCCGTCTTCTTCCTTCCGCTGGTGTTCAACAGCTACCTGCTCTGCCAGCTCGTACTCGGCGACCTCGCCCGGCGGCGCGCGGTGCGCCTCGTCGCGGTGATCTGTACGGTGTTGCTCGTCGACGTCGTGCTCGATCCCGGCGCGGTCGCGATCGGCTTCTGGAGCTATTCGGGCGGGGTATTCTACGGCGTTCCGGTATCGAACTACGTCGGCTGGGTGCTCTCGGCCACCGTGACGGTCTTTCTACTGGACTACGGCTTCGATCGCGCACGATTGCTGGACCGGCTCGAAAACTGCGATTTCATGCTCGACGATCTGGTGAGCTTCGTCGTGCTCTGGGGCTCGATCAACGCCGTCTTCGGCAACTGGGTGCCGGTCGGCGTCGCGCTGGTGCTGGCCGGCGGACTCGTCAAGATCGATCGGTTCGACGTGGCGGGTCTCGGGAGCGGCGAGCCCGGTTCGACCGAGGGCTAG
- a CDS encoding four-helix bundle copper-binding protein, with translation MAVQQIGLSDEMEACVDSCIEAAEVCEWCADECAGHGEEMAECIRLCRDVADLASLCARLCVRDSAFNSQVAQACADACEACAEECEQHDHDHCQACAEILPRCAESCRAMA, from the coding sequence ATGGCAGTCCAACAGATCGGTCTGAGCGACGAGATGGAAGCGTGCGTCGACAGCTGCATCGAGGCCGCCGAGGTCTGCGAGTGGTGTGCAGACGAGTGTGCGGGCCACGGCGAGGAGATGGCCGAGTGTATCCGACTGTGCCGTGACGTCGCGGATCTCGCGTCGCTCTGTGCGCGACTGTGCGTCCGCGATTCGGCGTTCAACTCACAGGTCGCCCAGGCGTGCGCCGACGCCTGCGAGGCGTGTGCCGAGGAATGTGAACAGCACGATCACGATCACTGTCAGGCCTGTGCCGAAATCCTGCCCCGATGTGCCGAGAGCTGTCGGGCCATGGCCTGA
- a CDS encoding SDR family oxidoreductase, with amino-acid sequence MDDTIALVTGVSRGVGRAVAHRFAEEGAHVVGCARSTDALDELAADADELDGEITTQRADVRDEYDVERFCETAAGVGGIDLVVANAGVYHGPAGETPLADESYAAFDDHLRTNARGVFATVREAVPHLADDARVLVPTGAIAREAQAGFGSYAVSKAAAEALVRGFATELDSSVGLLDLGQVATDLAGEAGRDPADIAGMFVWAATEADDDELDGSVLDLRAWRQATR; translated from the coding sequence ATGGACGATACCATCGCGCTCGTCACGGGCGTGAGCCGGGGCGTCGGCCGGGCGGTCGCACACCGTTTCGCCGAGGAGGGCGCGCACGTCGTCGGCTGTGCACGCAGCACGGACGCGCTTGACGAGCTCGCCGCGGACGCGGACGAGCTGGACGGCGAGATCACCACGCAGCGCGCCGACGTGCGCGACGAGTACGACGTGGAACGGTTCTGCGAGACCGCGGCGGGCGTCGGCGGGATCGATCTCGTGGTGGCGAACGCGGGCGTCTATCACGGCCCGGCCGGCGAGACGCCGCTGGCCGACGAGAGCTACGCGGCGTTCGACGATCACCTCCGGACGAACGCCCGCGGGGTCTTCGCGACGGTGCGCGAGGCCGTCCCCCACCTCGCCGACGACGCGCGCGTGCTCGTTCCGACGGGGGCGATCGCCCGCGAGGCGCAGGCCGGCTTCGGTTCGTACGCCGTCTCCAAGGCGGCCGCGGAGGCGCTCGTGCGTGGATTCGCGACCGAGTTAGACAGTTCAGTAGGGCTGCTCGATCTCGGACAGGTCGCGACCGATCTCGCGGGCGAAGCCGGTCGCGATCCCGCGGACATCGCCGGGATGTTCGTCTGGGCGGCGACCGAGGCCGACGACGACGAGCTCGACGGCTCGGTTCTCGACCTGCGCGCGTGGCGGCAGGCGACGCGTTGA
- a CDS encoding prenyltransferase: MSRERVRRGVNRLQGTLPPETTTTGYLLRLSRPRFWFYLAGPVVVGVAYGAESPTGLFAPIALALFAYFLVPANVFLYGVNDVFDADIDERNPKKDDREVRYTGNKTVLAAVIVSGLLVLGFVPVLTPASLAVLALFVFLAVEYSAPPLRFKTTPLLDSISNGLYVLPGVIAYTAVAGELPPIAAVSGGWLWTMGMHTFSAIPDIDPDRAAGIRTTATALGERRTYGYCALCWLAAAVSFAFVHVLLAVLLLAYPVLVFAIARSSIDVDRAYWWYPAVNTLVGIAFTLGGLWRLIYGG, encoded by the coding sequence ATGAGTCGCGAGCGCGTTCGTCGCGGCGTAAACCGACTGCAGGGGACTCTCCCACCCGAGACGACCACGACGGGCTATCTCCTGCGACTCTCACGGCCCCGGTTCTGGTTCTACCTCGCCGGGCCGGTCGTCGTCGGCGTGGCCTACGGTGCCGAATCGCCCACCGGCCTGTTCGCACCGATCGCGCTCGCACTGTTCGCCTACTTCCTCGTCCCAGCGAACGTCTTCCTCTACGGCGTGAACGATGTCTTCGATGCCGACATCGACGAACGCAACCCCAAAAAGGACGACCGCGAGGTGCGATACACGGGCAATAAAACTGTGCTCGCCGCCGTTATCGTGAGCGGGCTGCTCGTGCTCGGCTTCGTCCCGGTGCTCACGCCGGCGTCGCTCGCGGTTCTCGCGCTCTTCGTCTTTCTCGCGGTCGAGTACAGCGCGCCACCACTCCGATTCAAGACCACGCCGCTGCTCGACTCGATCTCGAACGGGCTCTACGTGCTGCCCGGCGTGATCGCCTACACCGCCGTCGCGGGCGAGTTACCGCCGATCGCAGCCGTCTCGGGCGGCTGGCTCTGGACGATGGGGATGCACACCTTCTCGGCCATCCCGGACATCGATCCCGATCGAGCGGCGGGTATCCGGACGACGGCGACGGCGCTCGGCGAGCGACGGACCTACGGCTACTGTGCACTCTGCTGGCTCGCCGCGGCCGTCTCGTTCGCGTTCGTCCACGTCCTCCTCGCCGTGCTCCTGCTCGCCTACCCCGTTCTCGTCTTCGCCATCGCCCGCTCGTCGATCGACGTCGACCGCGCCTACTGGTGGTATCCCGCGGTGAACACGCTCGTCGGGATAGCCTTCACCCTCGGCGGGCTCTGGAGGCTGATCTATGGCGGCTGA
- a CDS encoding ornithine cyclodeaminase — protein sequence MTVSREVELSGHIIDSGMMQSCFGVIMDLGGSFEVDEFDIGRSEVEESYARLTVLADTEDELQSIVHELHQNGATPSHPVDATLEPAPDDQVVPSGFYSTTNHHTEIRHDGEWIPVERIEMDCAVVVEKEESGEPRAFTKVLNAIEEGELVVTGETGIRVRPPERPRNREGAFGFMQGGVSSERPSESTIAKVAEAIAETKREGGSVLAVCGPALIHSGARESLARLVREGYVDMLSAGNGFAVHDLERDLYGTSLGMNTETLDHPRKGHKHHIYTISEIIRAGSIEQAVDEGLVESGVMYECVANDRPFVLAGSIRDDGPLPDTITDSVDAQNAIREQAHEADMVLMLSTLLHSVAVGNCLPSSTRVVCVDINPATVTQLLDRGSAQAVGMVTDIGTFVPMLVEQLLDE from the coding sequence ATGACCGTCTCGCGCGAAGTCGAGCTCTCGGGACATATCATCGACTCGGGGATGATGCAGTCGTGTTTCGGCGTCATCATGGATCTCGGCGGCTCCTTCGAGGTCGACGAGTTCGACATCGGCCGGAGCGAAGTCGAGGAATCGTACGCCCGCCTCACCGTCCTGGCCGACACCGAGGACGAGCTCCAGTCGATCGTCCACGAACTCCATCAGAACGGTGCCACGCCTTCCCATCCCGTCGACGCGACGCTCGAACCCGCCCCCGACGATCAGGTCGTACCGTCGGGCTTCTACTCGACGACGAACCACCACACCGAGATCCGCCACGACGGCGAGTGGATCCCCGTCGAGCGCATCGAGATGGACTGTGCGGTGGTCGTCGAGAAAGAAGAAAGCGGCGAACCACGCGCCTTCACGAAGGTTCTCAACGCCATCGAGGAGGGCGAACTCGTCGTCACCGGCGAGACCGGGATTCGCGTTCGTCCGCCCGAACGCCCTCGGAACCGCGAGGGCGCGTTCGGCTTCATGCAGGGTGGTGTCTCCTCCGAGCGCCCATCGGAATCGACGATCGCGAAGGTCGCCGAGGCGATCGCCGAAACGAAGCGCGAGGGTGGCTCGGTGCTCGCCGTCTGTGGGCCGGCGCTCATCCACTCCGGCGCGCGCGAATCGCTCGCCCGCCTGGTCCGCGAGGGCTACGTCGACATGCTCTCGGCGGGCAACGGCTTCGCGGTTCACGACCTCGAACGCGATCTCTACGGCACCTCGCTCGGGATGAACACCGAAACGCTCGACCACCCTCGAAAGGGCCACAAACACCACATCTACACGATCAGCGAGATCATCCGTGCGGGCTCCATCGAGCAGGCGGTCGACGAGGGGCTGGTCGAATCCGGCGTGATGTACGAGTGTGTCGCCAACGATCGCCCGTTCGTGCTGGCGGGATCGATCCGCGACGACGGCCCGCTGCCCGACACGATCACGGACTCGGTCGACGCGCAGAACGCCATCCGCGAGCAGGCCCACGAGGCCGACATGGTGCTCATGCTCTCGACGCTGCTTCACTCGGTCGCGGTCGGCAACTGCCTGCCCTCCTCGACGCGGGTCGTCTGTGTCGATATCAATCCCGCGACCGTCACGCAACTGCTCGATCGCGGGAGCGCACAGGCGGTCGGCATGGTCACGGATATCGGTACCTTCGTGCCGATGCTCGTCGAGCAGCTACTCGACGAATAG
- a CDS encoding MBL fold metallo-hydrolase, whose protein sequence is MFGTITARDLATRLDRDAEDYVLVDTRPAESYDSWRVTGAENVPFGPAEELSDDQRDRITELADGDEILTICGKGATSTRLASELDADGLADVSVVTGGMRAWNELYETATVETASDDLIVRQFQRRAKGCLSYLVGSERAGEAIVVDPTRHTDQYITTAAEHGLEITGVLDTHVHADHISGGRELTNRLGVPYYLGEKAAERDLAVDFEPLADGETLSIGDGEIETLAAPGHTTEMVAYRVDSVLLTGDSLFLDSVGRTELEFGEEEAETGARMQYDTLHDTLLELPDELIVLPDHVTVHDDGTYANAEPGELVGATLGDVRDRLDLVDLDEDAFVERMVDDVPAKPDNYETIIAINRGVENTRNATEATTLETGANNCAA, encoded by the coding sequence ATGTTCGGAACGATCACCGCGCGCGATCTCGCGACGCGCCTCGATAGGGATGCCGAGGACTACGTCCTCGTCGACACACGCCCGGCCGAGAGCTACGACTCGTGGCGCGTGACGGGTGCGGAGAACGTCCCGTTCGGACCGGCCGAAGAGCTGAGCGACGACCAGCGCGACCGGATCACGGAACTGGCAGACGGCGACGAGATACTCACCATCTGCGGAAAGGGTGCGACATCGACGCGGCTCGCCTCGGAACTCGACGCCGACGGGCTCGCGGACGTCTCGGTCGTCACCGGTGGGATGCGCGCCTGGAACGAACTCTACGAGACCGCCACGGTCGAGACCGCGTCTGACGACCTCATCGTCAGGCAGTTCCAGCGCCGTGCGAAGGGCTGTCTCTCCTATCTCGTCGGCTCGGAGCGCGCCGGCGAAGCCATTGTCGTCGATCCGACCCGCCACACCGACCAGTACATCACGACGGCCGCCGAGCACGGCCTGGAGATCACGGGCGTGCTCGACACGCACGTCCACGCCGATCACATCTCCGGCGGTCGTGAACTTACAAATCGGCTCGGCGTTCCGTACTACCTCGGCGAGAAGGCAGCCGAGCGCGATCTCGCCGTCGATTTCGAACCACTCGCCGACGGCGAGACCCTCTCGATCGGCGACGGCGAGATCGAGACGCTCGCCGCACCCGGCCACACGACCGAGATGGTCGCCTACCGCGTCGATAGCGTCCTCCTGACCGGCGACAGTCTCTTCCTGGATTCCGTCGGCCGCACGGAACTCGAATTCGGCGAGGAGGAAGCCGAGACGGGCGCGCGAATGCAGTACGACACTCTCCACGACACGCTGCTCGAACTGCCCGACGAACTCATCGTTCTGCCGGACCACGTCACGGTGCACGACGACGGCACCTACGCGAACGCCGAACCGGGCGAGCTCGTCGGTGCCACGCTCGGCGATGTGCGCGATCGGCTCGATCTCGTGGATCTCGACGAAGACGCCTTCGTCGAGCGGATGGTCGACGACGTCCCCGCAAAACCGGACAACTACGAGACGATCATCGCGATCAATCGCGGCGTCGAGAACACGAGAAACGCCACCGAGGCGACGACGCTCGAGACGGGAGCGAACAACTGCGCGGCCTGA
- a CDS encoding phytoene/squalene synthase family protein — protein MVDDTQLAESKAIHRRTGTTFYVATRLLPERVRHATYVLYAFFRVADEIVDDPNGPPPAEQRAQLADLREGALGGPTDDSVVAAFSDLREQYGIPDTAVEEFVDAMVTDIDTDSYETHDELDEYMGGSAAAVGEMMTVVMRPENPEIARPHARALGEAFQLTNFLRDVREDVVERDRIYLPQEVLNEHDVTERQIERFEMDDDFAVLMRSELERTEKRYREGVAGIKYLPEDCQLPVLLAAVLYADHHRLIRDRGHDTLSTTPELSSTRKLSLLVRTRWHWLWNKDPEAVFAAVSTISDSPQYVHEPEGVTPTR, from the coding sequence ATGGTCGACGATACGCAGCTCGCCGAGAGCAAGGCTATCCATCGGCGAACGGGGACCACCTTCTATGTCGCGACACGACTGCTCCCCGAGCGCGTTCGCCACGCGACGTACGTTCTCTACGCGTTCTTCCGCGTCGCCGACGAGATCGTCGACGACCCGAACGGTCCACCGCCGGCCGAGCAGCGCGCACAGCTCGCCGACCTCCGCGAGGGTGCGCTCGGCGGCCCGACCGACGACTCGGTCGTGGCGGCGTTCAGCGATCTCCGCGAACAGTACGGAATTCCCGACACCGCCGTCGAGGAGTTCGTCGACGCGATGGTCACCGACATCGACACGGACAGCTACGAAACTCACGACGAGCTCGACGAGTACATGGGCGGGTCGGCGGCCGCCGTCGGCGAGATGATGACCGTCGTCATGCGGCCCGAAAACCCCGAAATCGCCCGGCCACACGCTCGTGCGCTCGGCGAGGCGTTCCAGCTCACCAACTTCCTGCGCGACGTGCGCGAGGACGTCGTCGAGCGCGATCGCATCTACCTTCCCCAGGAAGTCCTGAACGAGCACGACGTCACCGAGCGACAGATAGAGCGCTTCGAGATGGACGACGATTTCGCCGTGCTGATGCGATCCGAACTCGAACGGACGGAGAAACGGTATCGTGAGGGCGTCGCCGGCATCAAATACCTTCCCGAGGACTGTCAGCTCCCCGTCCTGCTCGCGGCCGTACTCTACGCCGACCACCACCGACTCATCAGGGATCGCGGCCACGACACCCTCTCGACGACGCCCGAACTCTCCTCGACGCGAAAACTTTCGCTACTCGTCCGCACCCGCTGGCACTGGCTCTGGAACAAGGATCCCGAAGCGGTCTTCGCGGCGGTGAGCACGATCTCCGACAGCCCGCAGTACGTCCACGAGCCGGAGGGCGTGACGCCGACGCGCTAG
- a CDS encoding carotenoid oxygenase family protein — translation MDHRLGFEPISEELDRVRLPVEGDLPDWLAGTLLRNGPGRFRVGNRTLNHWFDGFSLLRRFAIQDDEIRYSNRFLRSEAYEHAREHGELGFREFATVPDTDLRDRLKRLLSPRITDNACVDIETRGDAVVATTESPRPLAFDPETLETHGQHAREPLGTTTTVHPHYDAHRGETIGYATRFGRNPGYTLYRIPDGRTEPEIVGGVTVDEAAYLHSFALTPNYVVLAENPFVVSPLALLRGSTVAGSFTWKPERGTRFIVFDRASGDVAATHWTEPFFVFHHVNAFERGGRIVLDLVAYPDASVVDALGLDNLRSPSPTLPTGELRRYRLPEDSARDIEHETLHPGHIEFPTIDYARRNTRPYRYVYGVSNRERSPAAFQNQLMKIDVETRTAETWDELNCYPGEPVFVPAPETPGTATSRREDEGVLLSVVLDADAGRSFLLVLDAATVEERARAPVPHAIPFGFHGQFYRDGERPTRSMA, via the coding sequence ATGGATCACCGCCTCGGCTTCGAGCCGATCTCGGAGGAACTCGATCGCGTGCGCTTGCCCGTCGAGGGAGATCTCCCTGACTGGCTCGCGGGAACCCTGCTCCGCAACGGCCCCGGCCGCTTTCGCGTCGGCAACCGGACGCTCAACCACTGGTTCGACGGCTTCTCGCTGCTCCGTCGGTTCGCGATCCAAGATGACGAAATCCGCTACTCGAATCGCTTTCTCCGGAGCGAGGCGTACGAACACGCCCGTGAGCACGGCGAACTCGGCTTCCGCGAGTTCGCCACCGTCCCTGACACCGATCTCCGCGACCGACTGAAACGGCTGCTCTCACCGAGGATCACCGACAACGCCTGCGTCGATATCGAGACACGCGGCGATGCCGTCGTCGCCACTACCGAAAGCCCGCGACCGCTGGCGTTCGATCCCGAGACGCTCGAAACGCACGGCCAGCACGCTCGCGAACCATTGGGAACCACGACGACGGTACATCCACACTACGATGCTCACCGCGGGGAAACGATCGGCTACGCGACGCGTTTCGGTCGGAATCCGGGCTATACGCTCTATCGAATTCCCGACGGGCGGACGGAGCCCGAGATCGTCGGCGGCGTGACGGTCGACGAGGCCGCCTATCTCCACAGTTTCGCGCTCACCCCGAACTACGTGGTGCTCGCCGAGAACCCGTTCGTCGTCTCGCCGCTCGCACTACTCCGGGGATCGACCGTGGCCGGGAGCTTTACCTGGAAACCCGAGCGCGGCACGCGCTTCATCGTCTTCGATCGCGCGTCGGGCGACGTCGCCGCGACCCACTGGACGGAGCCGTTCTTCGTCTTCCATCACGTCAACGCGTTCGAACGGGGCGGAAGGATCGTGCTCGATCTCGTGGCCTATCCCGACGCGTCGGTGGTCGACGCGCTCGGCCTCGACAACCTCCGCTCGCCGTCGCCGACGCTCCCGACGGGCGAACTCCGCCGATATCGCCTTCCAGAAGATTCGGCACGCGATATCGAACACGAGACGCTTCATCCGGGCCATATCGAATTCCCGACGATCGACTACGCGCGCCGGAACACCCGCCCGTATCGCTACGTCTACGGCGTGAGCAATCGAGAACGGTCGCCAGCGGCGTTCCAGAACCAACTTATGAAGATCGACGTCGAGACACGGACCGCCGAGACGTGGGACGAGCTGAACTGCTATCCCGGCGAGCCGGTGTTCGTGCCTGCTCCCGAGACACCCGGAACTGCAACCTCGCGACGGGAGGACGAGGGTGTGCTCCTCTCGGTCGTGCTCGACGCCGACGCCGGGCGGTCGTTCCTCCTCGTGCTCGACGCGGCGACGGTCGAGGAGCGCGCCCGCGCCCCGGTCCCACACGCGATCCCGTTCGGCTTCCACGGCCAGTTCTATCGTGACGGCGAACGACCGACGCGCTCGATGGCCTGA